A stretch of DNA from Natrinema salaciae:
GTCCTCCTCGTCCTCGTCGTCGGAATCTACGCCTGGGTACAACACGCCGTCCGACTCTCGCAGGACGTCTCAGAACCGACGGCCGAACAGCGCCGGCGACTCGAGGCCGCGGCCGACCGGGCCGACCTGACCGCGGTGATCGCCGGCGTGTTTCCGGGTCGCGAAACCGAAGTCGCCGCGGTCTATCTCGATGGCCCGTTCTGGAACCGGCGGGCCTACGCCACCGACTACGCGCTGGAGATCCTCGACGACGACGAACTCACGGCGCTGTGTGCGCGGGTCGACGCGGCCGACGAGCGCTGGCTCCTCGAGCGACGAACGCTCGTCGCGGCGCTTCTGTTCGGCGCGTTCGTCGTCCTGACCGTCTGGGCATCGCTGGCCCTCGCGCTCGTCGGTCTGCTCGTTGGCTGGCCGCTGCTCGCCCGGCATCTCCAGCGCTGTGAGTTCGCCGCGGACCGCCGCGCGGCGAGCGAGGTCGGCGTCGATACCTTCGCGAACGCCTGCGAGGCCGGTCGTGACCTCGCCGCGGGTCGGAGTCGAATCCTCGAGCGCCTCGCCACGAGACCGTCGACGGCGCGGCGACTCGAGCGACTCCGGAAACTGGAGTCCTGATCAGAGCGTCTCGAGAATGCCAAGCACGCGCTCTTCGGCCACCCGGTCCGGGCCGTTCTCGTCCCCGTCGCGGTC
This window harbors:
- a CDS encoding peptidase; the protein is MIGIVTRWLGLLVVGYVAGRLYGRYAIRRADDEHRSRGTYRLLTVVGLTTLSALVFSGLLGATETALSAVHPALSGGLAASLAWGATGIGTIVAVLVTYLGVFPYARERRDLEISAATALIRLAKYLVAIGIFCVGVIALLTVLLGASDPDPRLIPVVLLVLVVGIYAWVQHAVRLSQDVSEPTAEQRRRLEAAADRADLTAVIAGVFPGRETEVAAVYLDGPFWNRRAYATDYALEILDDDELTALCARVDAADERWLLERRTLVAALLFGAFVVLTVWASLALALVGLLVGWPLLARHLQRCEFAADRRAASEVGVDTFANACEAGRDLAAGRSRILERLATRPSTARRLERLRKLES